A DNA window from Halomicrobium mukohataei DSM 12286 contains the following coding sequences:
- a CDS encoding alpha-ketoacid dehydrogenase subunit beta codes for MSTDTQDLTLVQSVRDGLYGEMDRDEDVLVLGEDVGENGGVFRATQGLIEEFPDRVIDTPLAEAGIVGTAIGMAAHGLRPVPEMQFSGFMYPAFDQLVSHAARLRTRSRGRFTCPMVVRAPYGGGIRAPEHHSESKEAFYAHEPGLKVVVPSTPADAKGLLAASIRDPDPVVFLEPKLIYRAFREPVDAESYTVPLGEAAVRREGSDVTVVTWGAMTRPTVEAAEELAPEIDAEVIDLRTLSPMDTDTVVESFKRTGRAVVVHEAPKTGGLAGEVVATIQEEALLYQEAPIQRVTGFDTPFPLYALEDYYLPESARIKDGITDACEF; via the coding sequence ATGAGCACCGACACGCAGGACCTGACCCTCGTCCAGTCGGTCCGGGACGGACTCTACGGCGAGATGGACCGCGACGAGGACGTGCTCGTGCTGGGCGAGGACGTGGGCGAGAACGGCGGCGTCTTCCGGGCCACACAGGGCCTGATCGAGGAGTTCCCCGACCGCGTGATCGACACGCCGCTGGCCGAGGCCGGCATCGTCGGCACCGCCATCGGAATGGCCGCCCACGGCCTGCGCCCGGTCCCGGAGATGCAGTTCTCCGGGTTCATGTACCCGGCCTTCGACCAGTTGGTGTCTCACGCCGCGCGACTGCGAACTCGCAGCCGCGGGCGCTTCACCTGTCCGATGGTCGTCCGCGCGCCCTACGGCGGCGGCATCCGCGCGCCCGAGCACCACTCCGAGTCGAAGGAGGCCTTCTACGCTCACGAACCCGGCCTGAAGGTCGTCGTCCCCTCGACACCCGCCGACGCCAAGGGGCTGCTCGCGGCGTCGATCCGCGATCCCGACCCCGTCGTCTTCCTCGAACCGAAGCTGATCTACCGGGCCTTCCGCGAGCCCGTCGACGCCGAGTCCTACACCGTCCCGCTTGGCGAGGCCGCCGTCCGCCGAGAAGGGTCGGACGTGACCGTCGTGACCTGGGGCGCGATGACGCGCCCGACCGTCGAGGCGGCCGAGGAACTCGCGCCGGAGATCGACGCCGAGGTGATCGATCTGCGGACCCTCTCGCCGATGGACACGGACACCGTCGTCGAGAGCTTCAAGCGGACCGGTCGGGCCGTCGTCGTCCACGAGGCCCCCAAGACGGGCGGGCTGGCCGGCGAGGTGGTCGCGACGATCCAGGAGGAGGCGCTGCTCTACCAGGAGGCCCCCATCCAGCGCGTGACCGGCTTCGACACGCCGTTCCCGCTGTACGCCCTGGAGGACTACTACCTCCCCGAATCCGCCCGGATCAAAGACGGTATCACAGACGCCTGTGAGTTCTAA